The genomic interval GACGCCGCCGCCGAAGTGGATGCAACGCTCGTCTTTGGCGGGGACGGCCCCGCGCGGAGCGACCTCGAAGCCCGCGCCCGCGAAAACGGGGTGGACGCGCGCTTCCTCGGCTTTCTCGACCGCGCCGACCTCCCCGCGTTCTACTCGTCGCTGGACGTCTTCGCGTTCCCGAGCCCCGTCGAAACCCAGGGACTGGTCGCGCTCGAAGCGAACGCCTGCGGCACCCCCGTCGTCGCCGCGGACGCCGGCGCGCTCGCCGAGACCGTCGTGGACGGCGAGACCGGCTACCACTACCCGCCCGGCGACACCGCCTCGTTCGCGCACGCCATCGAGCGCGCGCTCGCCGACCGCGACCGACTCGCGGAGACGTGTCTCGAACACAGAGAACGCGTCGGCGTCGAGAAAGCGGTCGACCGCCTCGAAGCGGTCTACGAACGCCTCTAGTCTTCGAGCGCGTTCGCGATGCGGTCGAGCTTGTTGTTCGTGCGCTCGACTTCCTTCCGGAGCTGTTCGACCTCGCGCGCGAGCTTCTCGCTCGACTCGCTCCCGCCCTCGCCGCGACCGCCGCGACCGCCCGGCCCTGCGCCGCCGGGGCCGCCGCCCATGCCGCCGGGGCCGCCACCGCCCATCATGCCGCCCATCATCTGCGCGAACGGGTTCCCGCCGCCGCCCATGCCGCCGGGGCCGCCGCCGCCCATCATTTCCTCCATCTTCTCGCGGCGGTCTTCGGCGGACTCGTCGCCGCCCTCCTCGCGTTCCTCCGCTCGCTTCTCTCGAATCTCCTCGATTCGCTCGCGGAACGAGGACTCCTCTTCTCCGTCGTCTTCGGGTTCGTCTTCCGGCATACGCGGGGGTTCGACTGCCGGCGGGAAAAGCCCTTCCACGTCGCGACGGCGGATAGACCTATTACGGTTCTCGACAATCCCCGTGGTAACGCGACGAACTCCATGAAGACAGACAGCGACCCGACGAGCGAGGAGGAGTTCCACGACGAACTACGGGCGTTGCTCGCGGCGGCCCACGAACGCGGCGTGGACGTTCGGGGCGGCTGGGACTGCCGGTTCGACGACGGTGGCCCCGACTTCGAGGTGGTGGTCGTGGAGGCGCAGAAACCCTAGTCGAGCG from Salarchaeum japonicum carries:
- a CDS encoding cytochrome P450; translated protein: MKTDSDPTSEEEFHDELRALLAAAHERGVDVRGGWDCRFDDGGPDFEVVVVEAQKP